The Seriola aureovittata isolate HTS-2021-v1 ecotype China chromosome 2, ASM2101889v1, whole genome shotgun sequence genome has a segment encoding these proteins:
- the kctd6a gene encoding BTB/POZ domain-containing protein KCTD6a, with amino-acid sequence MENGDLGHMMGEPVTLNVGGCVYSTSMSTLQRYPDSMLGAMFRGDLPTVRDTHGNYFIDRDGLLFRYILNFLRTSELTLPCDFKETELLRKEADFYQIEPLIQCLGDPKPVLPYPTDTYEEVVELSSTRKLSKYSNPVAVIITQLTITTKVHAVLESISSSFTKWNKHMMDTRDYQVSFTFGPCDHQQEVSLRVHLLDFISKSGFTIRNTRVHHMSERANENTVEHNWTFCRRVRKVND; translated from the exons ATGGAGAATGGAGACCTGGGTCACatg ATGGGGGAGCCAGTGACTCTGAACGTGGGCGGCTGTGTGTACAGCACGTCTATGTCCACGCTGCAGCGTTATCCAGACTCCATGCTGGGAGCCATGTTCAGAGGAGACCTCCCcactgtgagagacacacaTGGAAACTACTTCATTGATCGCGATGGCCTGCTGTTtcg CTACATCCTCAACTTCCTGCGGACGTCAGAGCTGACACTGCCGTGCGACTTCAAGGAGACAGAGCTGCTCAGGAAGGAGGCTGACTTCTATCAAATCGAGCCCCTGATCCAGTGCCTGGGAGACCCCAAACCTGTGCTGCCCTACCCCACTGACACTTATGAGGAAGTAGTGGAGCTGTCCAGCACCAGGAAGCTGTCCAAGTACTCCAACCCTGTCGCAGTCATCATCACCCAGCTCACCATCACCACTAAG GTCCATGCAGTGTTGGAGTCCATCTCCAGCAGTTTCACAAAGTGGAACAAACACATGATGGACACCAGAGACTACCAGGTGTCTTTCACCTTCGGACCATGTGACcaccaacaggaagtcagcctGCGTGTCCACCTGCTCGACTTCATCTCCAAATCT GGTTTTACAATACGCAACACGCGTGTTCACCACATGAGTGAGCGAGCCAATGAGAACACAGTGGAACATAACTGGACATTCTGCCGACGAGTTCGCAAAGTCAACGACTGA
- the ccdc71 gene encoding uncharacterized protein ccdc71 has protein sequence MAGTERGPMVGRPSAFSNEERRAVHSWSRISSAGHNVLLDALKILSPMSHDLSSTEDLVTFLQELGEEGHKPTVLRSKDVYGYRSCTNQPLTEDMLKPPNRNLRPTAKRRGKKGLAKKREVHPSWNTSERSNPRIQGVRPPELLVDQHSIVCSRTPIRTVEMSQALQLQPCLRLTNIEGLTGFHTARLQIHTNWDSSSGAPSVGFSQQQHPPTLSGIPLQPSQNGGGAPTKAVALFSQKSLSCPIRLDGALIGDSAPVFYANGRVFPQTHTELTSNGWRSNGFPQDGQSPKELDILTRQRNSWKDKNSFRWKVIKVDDSRSVADARRKAQKILQVNLSPVIQIQPLNHVLRDFRYQNK, from the coding sequence ATGGCTGGCACAGAGCGAGGTCCCATGGTCGGCCGGCCCTCTGCATTCTCCAATGAAGAGCGGAGGGCGGTTCACTCCTGGTCGCGGATATCGTCGGCGGGCCATAACGTCCTCCTGGATGCTCTAAAGATCCTCAGCCCCATGTCCCATGACCTCTCGAGCACGGAGGACCTGGTCACCTTCCTGCAAGAGCTGGGTGAGGAAGGCCACAAGCCCACCGTGCTGCGCAGCAAGGACGTGTACGGCTACCGCTCCTGCACAAACCAACCCCTGACTGAAGACATGCTGAAGCCACCCAACAGGAACCTCAGACCTACTGCCAAGAGAAGGGGAAAGAAGGGACTGGCCAAAAAGAGAGAGGTGCACCCGTCCTGGAACACCTCTGAGAGGAGCAACCCCAGGATTCAAGGGGTCCGCCCTCCAGAGCTGCTGGTGGACCAGCACTCCATTGTCTGCAGCAGGACCCCCATTCGGACTGTAGAGATGTCACAAGCGCTGCAGTTGCAGCCGTGTCTCAGATTGACCAACATTGAAGGCCTGACGGGCTTCCACACAGCAAGGCTCCAGATCCACACTAACTGGGACTCGTCCTCTGGGGCGCCCTCTGTTGGCTTTTCACAGCAACAGCACCCCCCAACACTTTCAGGAATACCTTTGCAGCCTTCTCAGAATGGTGGTGGGGCGCCCACCAAAGCTGTGGCCTTGTTCAGCCAGAAGAGCCTGTCCTGTCCTATCCGACTGGACGGTGCCCTCATTGGAGATTCTGCACCGGTTTTCTACGCTAACGGTCGGGTGTTTCCACAGACTCATACAGAGCTGACCAGTAACGGCTGGAGGAGCAATGGTTTCCCCCAGGACGGTCAGAGCCCCAAGGAACTAGACATCCTGACCCggcagagaaacagctggaagGACAAGAACAGTTTTAGATGGAAAGTGATAAAGGTGGATGACTCTCGTTCCGTGGCTGATGCCCGCAGAAAAGCGCAAAAGATCCTACAGGTCAATCTGTCTCCGGTGATTCAGATCCAACCTCTGAACCATGTGCTTAGAGACTTCAGATACCAGAACAAGTGA